The Actinomadura sp. WMMB 499 genome includes a window with the following:
- a CDS encoding ABC-F family ATP-binding cassette domain-containing protein, which yields MGHVEVGHVRHTLPDGRVLLDDASFRVGEGVTAALVGPNGAGKTTLLRLVAGDLAPQEGTVAHSGGLGVMRQFVGNVRDDSSVHDLLLSVAPPRVRDAAATVEAAELAMMERDDEPTQLRYANALAGWGDAGGYEIEVLWDACCVAALGVPYDSCRWREVRTLSGGEQKRLVLEALLRGPDEVLLLDEPDNYLDVPGKQWLEERLRETPKTVLIVSHDRELLDGAADRIVTVEAGRVWVHGGRFATYAEARRDRNERLEELRRRWDEERAKLKQLVMTLKNKATFNDGLASRYQAAQTRLRKFEEAGPPEVPPRDQSIKMRLRGGRTGKRAVICEGLELTGLMKPFDTEVWYGERTAVLGSNGSGKSHFLRLLASVAETVPRGTAPVAPVPHAGVGRLGARVVPGLFAQTHARPDLDGRTPCEIVMTEHARLRDAAMAALARYELTVCAEQPFETLSGGQQARLQILLLELGGATLLLLDEPTDNLDLASAEALQEGLESFEGTVLAVTHDRWFARSFDRFLVFGGDGSVYESSEPVWDESRVTRAR from the coding sequence GTGGGACACGTCGAGGTCGGGCACGTGCGGCACACCCTGCCCGACGGCCGCGTCCTGCTGGACGACGCGTCGTTCCGGGTCGGCGAGGGGGTGACGGCCGCGCTCGTCGGGCCGAACGGCGCCGGGAAGACCACCCTCCTCCGGCTGGTCGCCGGGGACCTGGCGCCGCAGGAGGGCACGGTCGCGCACAGCGGCGGGCTGGGCGTGATGCGGCAGTTCGTCGGCAATGTCCGGGACGACTCGTCGGTGCACGATCTGCTCCTGTCGGTCGCCCCGCCGCGCGTCCGCGACGCCGCGGCCACCGTGGAGGCGGCCGAGCTCGCGATGATGGAACGCGACGACGAACCCACGCAGCTCCGCTACGCGAACGCCCTCGCGGGCTGGGGTGACGCGGGCGGCTACGAGATCGAGGTGCTGTGGGACGCCTGCTGCGTCGCGGCCCTCGGCGTCCCGTACGACTCGTGCCGGTGGCGCGAGGTCCGCACGTTGTCGGGCGGCGAGCAGAAACGGCTCGTCCTCGAGGCGCTCCTGCGCGGCCCCGACGAGGTCCTGCTGCTGGACGAGCCCGACAACTACCTGGACGTCCCCGGCAAGCAGTGGCTCGAGGAGCGGCTCCGCGAGACGCCCAAGACCGTGCTGATCGTCTCGCACGACCGGGAGCTGCTCGACGGGGCGGCCGACCGGATCGTCACCGTCGAGGCCGGGCGGGTGTGGGTGCACGGCGGCCGGTTCGCGACGTACGCCGAGGCGCGCCGCGACCGCAACGAGCGCCTGGAGGAGCTGCGGCGCCGCTGGGACGAGGAGCGCGCGAAGCTCAAGCAGCTCGTCATGACGCTCAAGAACAAGGCGACGTTCAACGACGGCCTGGCCTCCCGCTACCAGGCCGCCCAGACACGGCTGCGCAAGTTCGAGGAGGCAGGGCCGCCGGAGGTCCCGCCCCGCGACCAGTCGATCAAGATGCGGCTGCGCGGCGGGCGCACCGGCAAGCGCGCCGTGATCTGCGAGGGCCTCGAGCTGACCGGGCTGATGAAGCCGTTCGACACCGAGGTCTGGTACGGCGAGCGCACCGCCGTCCTCGGGTCCAACGGGTCCGGGAAGTCGCACTTCCTGCGGCTGCTCGCGTCGGTCGCCGAGACGGTCCCGCGCGGCACGGCGCCCGTCGCGCCCGTCCCGCACGCCGGCGTCGGGCGGCTGGGCGCCCGGGTCGTCCCCGGCCTGTTCGCGCAGACCCACGCCCGCCCCGACCTGGACGGGCGGACGCCGTGCGAGATCGTCATGACCGAGCACGCCCGGCTCCGCGACGCCGCGATGGCGGCGCTCGCCCGGTACGAGCTGACCGTGTGCGCCGAGCAGCCGTTCGAGACGCTCTCGGGCGGCCAGCAGGCGCGGCTGCAGATCCTGCTGCTCGAACTGGGCGGCGCCACGCTCCTCCTGCTGGACGAGCCCACCGACAACCTCGACCTCGCCAGCGCCGAGGCGCTGCAGGAGGGCCTGGAGTCGTTCGAGGGGACGGTCCTGGCGGTCACGCACGACCGCTGGTTCGCCCGTTCCTTCGACCGCTTCCTGGTGTTCGGCGGCGACGGCTCGGTCTACGAGTCGTCCGAGCCGGTCTGGGACGAGTCCCGCGTCACCCGCGCGCGCTGA
- a CDS encoding NAD(P)H-dependent oxidoreductase: MNILWTFAHPEARSFNGVLRDHGVDTLRRQGHQVRESDLYAMGWNPVVGPDDFGHDPRERLVVGEASERALTGGTLSPDIRAEQDKLAWADALVLQFPLWWHGMPAILKGWFDRVFVQGFAFGLPGARRYGDGGLAGRRALVVTTAGARTTGFGPRGIHGDAEQLLFPLLHGTLFYSGMTVLPPLVIGGADRARTAGDAAARLDERLRDLATAAPIPYRPEHGGDYDDDLVLHPHLAPGRAGLSVHRAAEDSAVLRPAG, encoded by the coding sequence GTGAACATCCTGTGGACATTCGCCCATCCCGAGGCCCGGTCCTTCAACGGCGTCCTGCGCGACCATGGCGTGGACACCCTGCGCCGGCAGGGGCACCAGGTGCGCGAGTCCGACCTGTACGCGATGGGATGGAATCCCGTCGTCGGGCCCGACGACTTCGGTCACGATCCGCGCGAGCGCCTGGTGGTCGGCGAGGCGTCCGAGCGGGCCCTCACGGGCGGGACGCTGAGCCCCGACATCCGTGCCGAACAGGACAAGCTCGCCTGGGCGGACGCGCTCGTCCTGCAGTTCCCGCTCTGGTGGCACGGGATGCCCGCCATCCTCAAGGGCTGGTTCGACCGCGTGTTCGTCCAGGGCTTCGCGTTCGGTCTGCCTGGAGCGCGGCGGTACGGCGACGGCGGCCTGGCCGGACGGCGCGCGCTCGTCGTCACGACCGCCGGTGCCCGAACCACCGGGTTCGGCCCGCGCGGGATCCACGGCGACGCCGAGCAGCTGCTGTTCCCGCTGCTGCACGGCACGCTGTTCTACAGCGGCATGACGGTCCTGCCGCCCCTGGTCATCGGCGGCGCCGACCGGGCGCGGACGGCCGGGGACGCGGCCGCTCGCCTGGACGAGCGATTGCGCGACCTCGCGACCGCCGCGCCCATCCCGTACCGGCCCGAGCACGGCGGCGACTACGACGACGACCTCGTCCTGCACCCGCACCTGGCCCCCGGACGTGCCGGCCTGTCGGTCCACCGGGCCGCCGAGGACTCGGCGGTGCTGCGCCCGGCCGGATAG
- a CDS encoding GlxA family transcriptional regulator has protein sequence MVFGDGGPHRLAVLVRDGVLPMELGLVHQLFGSARSADGAPLYDVVSCGVEAGAIRTDADFTVGAPHGLEALGEAGTVLVPASHALDETRPADGPVPAALRDAHARGARVASVCTGAFVLAAAGLLDGRRATTHWLSCERFAARFPAVRVDPAVLYVDEGSVLTSAGEAAGIDLALHMIRRDHGAAVAADVARRTVVPPHREGGQAQYIARPVPSAPGPSTDAARTWALERLDRPVTLAEMAARASMSVRTFTRRFRDETGMSAAAWLTLQRVERARQLLERTDLPVDRVAERAGFGTGTSLRTHMRATLGVSPSAYRATFRGPPTSE, from the coding sequence ATGGTGTTCGGGGACGGCGGGCCGCACCGGCTGGCGGTGCTGGTGCGCGACGGCGTCCTGCCCATGGAGCTGGGGCTCGTGCACCAGCTCTTCGGATCCGCCCGCTCGGCGGACGGCGCGCCGCTGTACGACGTGGTCTCCTGCGGTGTCGAGGCGGGGGCGATCCGCACCGATGCCGACTTCACGGTGGGCGCACCGCACGGGCTCGAGGCGCTCGGCGAGGCCGGCACGGTGCTCGTCCCCGCGTCCCACGCACTGGACGAGACCCGCCCGGCCGACGGCCCCGTCCCCGCCGCGCTGCGGGACGCCCACGCGCGCGGCGCCCGGGTCGCGTCGGTCTGCACGGGCGCGTTCGTCCTCGCGGCGGCGGGCCTGCTGGACGGGCGCCGCGCCACGACGCACTGGCTGTCGTGCGAGCGGTTCGCCGCCCGGTTCCCGGCGGTGCGCGTCGACCCGGCCGTCCTGTACGTCGACGAGGGCTCGGTGCTGACCTCGGCGGGCGAGGCGGCGGGCATCGACCTGGCGCTGCACATGATCCGGCGCGACCACGGGGCGGCGGTGGCGGCCGACGTGGCGCGCCGCACCGTGGTGCCGCCGCACCGGGAGGGCGGGCAGGCGCAGTACATCGCGCGCCCGGTGCCGTCCGCGCCGGGACCGTCGACGGACGCCGCGCGCACATGGGCACTGGAGCGCCTCGACCGTCCGGTCACGCTCGCGGAGATGGCGGCGCGGGCGTCGATGAGCGTGCGGACGTTCACCCGGCGCTTCCGGGACGAGACGGGCATGTCGGCGGCGGCGTGGCTCACGCTGCAGCGGGTCGAGCGGGCACGCCAGCTGCTGGAGCGGACGGACCTTCCGGTGGACCGGGTCGCCGAACGCGCGGGCTTCGGAACGGGCACCTCCCTGCGCACGCACATGCGGGCGACGCTGGGGGTGTCCCCGAGCGCTTACCGCGCCACGTTCCGCGGGCCGCCGACGAGCGAGTAG
- a CDS encoding PP2C family protein-serine/threonine phosphatase, which produces MTDPAGAFADGARRFENAHAIHDEAFTETDVEDVLDAVLERVRESLGVDTAVALLLDRQQRHLVATAAKGIEEEVSQAVHVPVGEGFAGRVAAERRPVYIADVSSANVFNPLLVQRGLHSLLGVPLVADGALVGVLHVGTLAPRRFTADETEFLQLAADRAALAVRRRLTRAEHAGALELQRSLVPSALPALPGLEMAARYRPGKASVGGDWYDVFSLPSGEVGVVMGDVAGHGFGAAVVMGRLRSALRAYALETADPAKVLDKLNNKVVHFEPDATATVLYAVWDPALDRVRISSAGHWPPVLALPGGPVRPVRMKPGVLIGLDSDVPRETATVDLPPGALLCLYTDGLVERRGGSVADGIDALCEAAYAGPPEAVGAAVMAALIGRRLPEDDVALLILRRALG; this is translated from the coding sequence GTGACCGACCCCGCAGGGGCCTTCGCGGACGGCGCGCGCAGGTTCGAGAACGCGCACGCGATCCACGACGAGGCTTTTACGGAAACGGACGTCGAGGACGTCCTCGACGCCGTGCTGGAACGCGTCCGGGAAAGCCTGGGCGTCGACACCGCGGTCGCTCTTCTCCTCGATCGGCAGCAGCGGCACCTGGTGGCCACGGCCGCCAAGGGCATCGAGGAGGAAGTCAGCCAGGCGGTTCACGTCCCCGTGGGGGAGGGCTTCGCCGGTCGCGTCGCCGCCGAACGGCGTCCGGTCTACATCGCGGACGTCTCGAGCGCGAACGTGTTCAACCCGCTGCTCGTGCAACGCGGCCTGCACTCCCTCCTCGGAGTCCCGCTCGTCGCCGATGGCGCGCTGGTGGGGGTGCTGCACGTCGGGACGCTCGCCCCTCGCCGGTTCACCGCCGACGAGACGGAGTTCCTGCAGCTGGCGGCGGACCGTGCCGCACTGGCGGTGCGGCGGCGGCTCACCCGCGCGGAGCACGCCGGAGCTCTGGAGTTGCAACGCAGCCTGGTGCCGTCCGCGCTCCCGGCGCTGCCCGGCCTCGAGATGGCGGCACGGTACCGGCCCGGCAAGGCGAGCGTCGGCGGCGACTGGTACGACGTGTTCTCCCTTCCGTCGGGCGAGGTCGGCGTCGTGATGGGCGATGTGGCGGGGCACGGGTTCGGCGCCGCCGTCGTGATGGGCCGACTGCGCAGCGCGCTGCGCGCCTACGCCCTGGAGACGGCCGATCCCGCCAAGGTCTTGGACAAGCTGAACAACAAGGTGGTGCATTTCGAGCCGGACGCGACCGCGACCGTCCTTTACGCCGTGTGGGACCCCGCGCTCGACCGGGTCCGGATCAGCTCGGCCGGTCACTGGCCCCCGGTCCTGGCCCTGCCGGGAGGCCCGGTGCGCCCCGTCCGCATGAAACCCGGCGTTCTGATCGGCCTTGACTCGGACGTGCCCCGCGAGACCGCCACCGTGGATCTCCCCCCGGGTGCGCTGCTGTGCCTCTACACCGACGGTCTCGTCGAACGGCGAGGCGGCTCGGTGGCCGACGGGATCGATGCCCTGTGCGAGGCGGCGTACGCCGGCCCGCCCGAGGCGGTCGGCGCCGCGGTGATGGCGGCGCTGATCGGCAGGCGGCTGCCGGAAGACGACGTCGCGCTCCTTATTCTGCGCCGCGCCCTCGGCTGA
- a CDS encoding FAD-dependent oxidoreductase, producing MSHPPVPPAITVNPPDVRYPALSRGFNQRWIAQPEYVRMVTSAQGAVTALSEAINQVPEDDARTRVTVRSGGHCYEDFVCGDDVRVILDVSPMCDMYYDPALEAWCVEAGATNWHAYSHLYPLSGRALPGGSCYSVGLGGHITGGGYGLLSRQAGLTVDYLYAVEVAVVTEARTVELVTATRDDPDPDRRDLWWAHTGGGGGNFGVVTRFWFRDPPVPPRKVLLTARSWKWDDFDRDSFTRLLDAYGAWFADHQNPATATGRLFALLALNHRAAGTINLTVQVDAESDDDDDEGTAAMLDFLQAVDSDSVPDSGPMLYSAAEHAAVPDAWSPRLMPWLTATQALNGSGQNRCGKYKSAYVRRPFTGAQIDAMWAYLGNEHYKHYKNKEALIQIDSYGSAINATPRDTAAPQRDSIMKMQYQVYWNRPTDEDPGDEAENLAWIRDTYQATFADTGGVPIIGGNTDGCYINYPDVDLSDPDWNTSDQPWSKLYYKNAYPRLQRVKARWDPLNVFRNAQSIESDVPD from the coding sequence ATGAGTCACCCTCCAGTGCCGCCCGCCATCACCGTCAACCCGCCCGACGTCCGCTACCCGGCCCTCAGCCGGGGGTTCAACCAGCGGTGGATCGCCCAACCCGAGTACGTCCGGATGGTGACCTCGGCGCAAGGTGCGGTCACCGCGCTGTCGGAGGCGATCAACCAGGTACCCGAGGACGACGCGCGGACCCGCGTGACCGTCAGATCCGGCGGCCACTGCTACGAGGACTTCGTCTGCGGCGACGACGTCCGGGTGATCCTGGACGTCAGCCCGATGTGCGACATGTACTACGACCCCGCCCTCGAGGCCTGGTGCGTGGAGGCGGGGGCGACCAACTGGCACGCATACAGCCACCTGTACCCCCTGTCGGGACGGGCGCTGCCCGGCGGCTCGTGCTACTCGGTGGGGCTCGGCGGGCACATCACCGGCGGCGGGTACGGCCTGCTCTCCAGACAGGCCGGCCTGACGGTCGACTACCTGTACGCGGTCGAGGTCGCCGTGGTCACCGAGGCCCGCACCGTCGAACTCGTGACGGCCACCCGCGACGACCCCGACCCCGACCGCCGCGACCTGTGGTGGGCTCACACCGGCGGGGGCGGCGGCAACTTCGGCGTCGTCACCCGGTTCTGGTTCCGCGACCCGCCCGTCCCGCCCCGCAAAGTGCTGCTCACCGCCCGCTCCTGGAAATGGGACGACTTCGACCGGGACTCCTTCACCCGCCTGCTGGACGCCTACGGCGCCTGGTTCGCCGACCACCAGAACCCCGCGACCGCCACCGGAAGGCTCTTCGCGCTACTGGCCCTCAACCACCGTGCCGCGGGCACGATCAACCTCACCGTGCAGGTCGACGCCGAGAGCGACGACGATGACGACGAGGGCACCGCCGCCATGCTCGACTTCCTGCAGGCCGTCGACTCCGACTCCGTTCCCGACTCGGGCCCGATGCTGTACTCGGCGGCCGAGCACGCGGCCGTCCCGGACGCCTGGTCACCGCGGCTGATGCCCTGGCTGACCGCCACCCAGGCGCTCAACGGCTCCGGCCAGAACCGCTGCGGCAAGTACAAGTCGGCCTACGTCCGCCGCCCCTTCACGGGTGCACAGATCGACGCGATGTGGGCCTACCTCGGCAACGAGCACTACAAGCACTACAAGAACAAGGAGGCGCTCATCCAGATCGACTCCTACGGCTCGGCGATCAACGCCACGCCCCGCGACACCGCCGCCCCGCAGCGCGACTCGATCATGAAGATGCAGTACCAGGTCTACTGGAACCGTCCCACCGACGAGGATCCGGGCGACGAGGCCGAGAACCTCGCGTGGATCCGCGACACCTACCAGGCCACGTTCGCCGACACCGGCGGCGTCCCCATCATCGGAGGCAACACCGACGGCTGCTATATCAACTACCCCGATGTCGACCTGAGCGACCCCGACTGGAACACCTCCGACCAGCCCTGGTCCAAGCTCTACTACAAGAACGCCTACCCGAGACTTCAGCGGGTCAAGGCCCGCTGGGACCCGCTGAACGTCTTCCGCAACGCCCAATCCATCGAATCCGACGTCCCGGATTGA
- the ahcY gene encoding adenosylhomocysteinase, with amino-acid sequence MSDIADGSLAYEGVKRIEWADRGMPVLRQIRERFAAERPLDGVRVAACMHVTTETAGLIRTLQAGGANVALASSNPLSTRDDVAAALAEEFGAQVYARAGIDREGYYGHIHQALETGPDLVLDDGCDLVNTLHTDRQDLLGTVKAGCEQTTTGVIRLHQMVQEGVLRFPVVAVNDTATKHMFDNRYGTGQSTLDGIVRATNTLLAGKTIVIAGFGYCGRGLAERARGLGARVVITEIDPVKALDAALQGFTVQPMAEAAPHGDVFITVTGNRDVVNADHLAVMKDGAILANSGHFDVEIDVRALDAMAVAVHRGVRPQADEFVLADGRRLVLLAEGRLVNLAAAEGHPAAVMDMSFADQALTCAWLATAHESLAPAVHDVPAEIDGQVARLKLASMSVVIDALTPDQEDYLHSWRIGS; translated from the coding sequence ATGAGCGATATCGCGGACGGGTCGCTCGCGTACGAGGGCGTCAAGCGGATCGAGTGGGCGGACCGCGGCATGCCCGTGCTGCGGCAGATCCGGGAGCGGTTCGCGGCCGAGCGGCCGCTGGACGGCGTGCGCGTCGCGGCGTGCATGCACGTGACGACGGAGACGGCCGGGCTCATCCGCACCCTGCAGGCGGGCGGTGCGAACGTCGCGCTGGCGTCGTCCAATCCGCTGTCCACGCGGGACGACGTCGCGGCGGCGCTCGCCGAGGAGTTCGGCGCCCAGGTGTACGCGCGGGCGGGGATCGACCGCGAGGGGTACTACGGGCACATCCACCAGGCGCTGGAGACGGGGCCCGATCTGGTGCTGGACGACGGGTGCGACCTCGTCAACACCCTCCACACGGACCGGCAGGACCTGCTCGGCACCGTGAAGGCGGGGTGCGAGCAGACGACCACGGGCGTGATCCGGCTGCACCAGATGGTGCAGGAGGGCGTGCTGCGGTTCCCGGTGGTGGCCGTGAACGACACCGCGACCAAGCACATGTTCGACAACCGGTACGGGACCGGGCAGTCGACGCTCGACGGGATCGTCCGGGCGACGAACACGCTGCTCGCGGGGAAGACGATCGTCATCGCGGGGTTCGGGTACTGCGGGCGGGGGCTCGCCGAACGGGCCCGGGGGCTCGGGGCGCGCGTCGTCATCACCGAGATCGACCCGGTGAAGGCCCTGGACGCGGCCCTGCAGGGGTTCACCGTCCAGCCGATGGCGGAGGCGGCGCCGCACGGGGACGTGTTCATCACCGTGACCGGCAACCGCGACGTGGTGAACGCCGACCATCTCGCGGTGATGAAGGACGGGGCGATCCTCGCCAACTCGGGCCATTTCGACGTGGAGATCGACGTGCGGGCGCTCGACGCGATGGCCGTGGCGGTGCACCGCGGCGTCCGTCCGCAGGCCGACGAGTTCGTGCTCGCCGACGGGCGCCGGCTCGTCCTGCTGGCCGAGGGGCGGCTGGTCAACCTCGCCGCCGCCGAGGGGCATCCGGCCGCCGTGATGGACATGTCGTTCGCCGACCAGGCCCTCACCTGCGCGTGGCTCGCCACCGCGCACGAGAGCCTCGCGCCGGCCGTCCACGACGTGCCCGCCGAGATCGACGGGCAGGTCGCGCGGCTCAAGCTGGCCTCGATGTCGGTGGTCATCGACGCCCTGACCCCCGACCAGGAGGACTACCTGCACTCCTGGCGGATCGGGTCCTGA
- the ahcY gene encoding adenosylhomocysteinase yields MDYKVADLSLADFGRREIRLAEHEMPGLMATRKEYADTKPLRGAKIMGSLHMTIQTAVLIETLVELGADVRWVSCNIFSTQDHAAAAVVVGKDGTKDDPKGVPVFAWKGETLEEYWWCTDQALQWPDGTGPNMILDDGGDATLLVHKGAEYEKAGAVPTATEDDPEEWGVILETLRRTIAATPNRWTETAAAIKGVTEETTTGVHRLYEMAKAGTLAFPAINVNDSVTKSKFDNKYGCRHSVLDGLNRATDVLIGGKVAVVCGYGDVGKGCADALKGQGARVIVTEIDPICALQAAMDGYQVTTLEDVVETADIFVTTTGNFNIITADHMSRMKHQAIVSNIGHFDNEIDMAGLARIDGIERIEIKPQVHEWRFADGHSILVLAEGRLMNLGCATGHPSFVMSNSFTNQVIAQIELFAKTDEYPVGVYVLPKHLDEKVARLHLDALGVKLTELTKEQAAYIGVHVEGPYKPDHYRY; encoded by the coding sequence ATGGACTACAAGGTCGCGGACCTGTCACTGGCGGACTTCGGGCGCCGGGAGATCCGGCTCGCCGAGCACGAGATGCCCGGCCTGATGGCCACGCGCAAGGAGTACGCCGACACCAAGCCCCTGCGCGGCGCGAAGATCATGGGCTCGCTCCACATGACCATCCAGACGGCCGTGCTCATCGAGACGCTGGTGGAGCTCGGCGCCGACGTCCGCTGGGTCTCCTGCAACATCTTCTCCACCCAGGACCACGCCGCCGCCGCGGTCGTCGTCGGCAAGGACGGCACGAAGGACGACCCCAAGGGCGTCCCGGTGTTCGCCTGGAAGGGCGAGACCCTCGAAGAGTACTGGTGGTGCACCGACCAGGCCCTGCAGTGGCCCGACGGCACCGGCCCCAACATGATCCTCGACGACGGCGGCGACGCGACCCTGCTCGTCCACAAGGGCGCCGAGTACGAGAAGGCGGGCGCCGTCCCGACCGCCACCGAGGACGACCCCGAGGAGTGGGGCGTCATCCTCGAGACCCTCCGCCGCACCATCGCCGCCACGCCGAACCGCTGGACCGAGACGGCCGCCGCGATCAAGGGCGTCACCGAGGAGACCACCACGGGCGTCCACCGCCTCTACGAGATGGCCAAGGCCGGCACCCTCGCCTTCCCGGCCATCAACGTCAACGACTCGGTCACCAAGTCGAAGTTCGACAACAAGTACGGCTGCCGGCACAGCGTCCTCGACGGCCTGAACCGGGCCACGGACGTCCTCATCGGCGGCAAGGTCGCGGTCGTGTGCGGCTACGGCGACGTCGGCAAGGGCTGCGCCGACGCCCTCAAGGGCCAGGGCGCCCGCGTGATCGTCACCGAGATCGACCCGATCTGCGCCCTGCAGGCCGCCATGGACGGCTACCAGGTCACCACCCTCGAGGACGTCGTCGAGACCGCCGACATCTTCGTGACGACCACCGGCAACTTCAACATCATCACGGCCGACCACATGAGCCGGATGAAGCACCAGGCCATCGTGTCCAACATCGGGCACTTCGACAACGAGATCGACATGGCCGGCCTCGCCCGGATCGACGGCATCGAGCGGATCGAGATCAAGCCGCAGGTCCACGAGTGGCGCTTCGCCGACGGCCACTCCATCCTCGTCCTCGCCGAGGGCCGGCTGATGAACCTGGGCTGCGCCACCGGCCACCCCTCGTTCGTCATGTCGAACTCCTTCACCAACCAGGTCATCGCGCAGATCGAGCTGTTCGCCAAGACCGACGAGTACCCGGTCGGCGTGTACGTCCTGCCGAAGCACCTCGACGAGAAGGTCGCCCGCCTCCACCTCGACGCCCTCGGCGTCAAGCTCACCGAGCTGACCAAGGAGCAGGCCGCCTACATCGGCGTCCACGTCGAAGGCCCCTACAAGCCGGACCACTACCGGTACTAA
- a CDS encoding MerR family transcriptional regulator, whose amino-acid sequence MRITEAARRLGTSPRMLRYRETLGLLPATREPARGGHRRFGDAELRAVALALALEKRYDVGPAELAFGLRVLAEPEVQARVRELGERIGRLSAPPTRALDFEKEKAMRLLRRR is encoded by the coding sequence ATGCGCATCACGGAGGCCGCCCGCCGGCTCGGTACGTCGCCCCGCATGCTCCGCTACCGGGAGACGCTCGGGCTGCTCCCCGCGACCCGCGAGCCCGCGCGGGGCGGGCACCGCCGGTTCGGGGACGCCGAACTGCGGGCCGTCGCGCTCGCGCTGGCGCTCGAGAAGCGCTACGACGTGGGCCCCGCCGAGCTGGCGTTCGGGCTGCGGGTGCTGGCCGAGCCCGAGGTGCAGGCGAGGGTCCGCGAGCTCGGCGAGCGCATCGGACGCCTGTCGGCGCCGCCCACGCGCGCCCTCGACTTCGAGAAGGAGAAGGCGATGCGCCTGCTGCGCCGCAGGTGA
- a CDS encoding response regulator transcription factor, translating into MIKVLIVDDQTIVRAGFAALLAAQEDITVTGEAGDGREAVRLAEQNRPDVVVMDIRMPGMDGIEATRRILALPGAENVRVLVLTTFDVDEYVYDALAVGASGFLLKDATADELVSAVRVVARGDSLLAPQVTGRLIREFTKQRRNRPQAPAELSTLTARESEVLVLIAGGLSNSEIAQRLVVSEHTVKTHVARVFTKLGLRDRAQAVMLAYESGVVVPGESTAG; encoded by the coding sequence GTGATCAAGGTACTGATCGTCGACGACCAGACGATCGTGCGGGCCGGGTTCGCCGCGCTCCTCGCGGCGCAGGAGGACATCACCGTCACCGGCGAGGCGGGCGACGGGCGCGAGGCGGTGCGGCTCGCCGAGCAGAACCGGCCGGACGTCGTCGTCATGGACATCCGGATGCCCGGCATGGACGGCATCGAGGCCACCCGGCGCATCCTCGCGCTGCCCGGCGCGGAGAACGTCCGGGTCCTGGTCCTGACGACGTTCGACGTGGACGAGTACGTCTACGACGCCCTCGCCGTCGGGGCGAGCGGCTTCCTGCTGAAGGACGCGACGGCCGACGAGCTCGTCTCGGCCGTCCGCGTCGTCGCGCGGGGGGACTCGCTGCTCGCGCCGCAGGTCACCGGCCGGCTGATCCGGGAGTTCACCAAGCAGCGCCGCAACCGTCCGCAGGCCCCCGCGGAGCTGTCCACCCTCACCGCGCGGGAGAGCGAGGTCCTGGTGCTGATCGCCGGCGGCCTGTCGAACTCCGAGATCGCGCAGCGTCTCGTCGTCAGCGAGCACACCGTGAAGACGCACGTCGCGCGCGTCTTCACCAAGCTCGGCCTGCGCGACCGCGCGCAGGCCGTGATGCTCGCGTACGAGTCCGGCGTCGTCGTCCCCGGCGAGAGCACCGCCGGATAG